A region of the Melioribacteraceae bacterium 4301-Me genome:
TAATTATTCCGTTCCTCAAAACAAAAACGGTAATTCATATTTCCATGTAAGACTGATAGTTTATGATCCTCTCGGAAGAGAAGTTGCTCTTCTAGTTAACGAGGCTAAACCATCCGGTAACTACAGTGTAGTTTTTAATGCAAAAGGTCTTCCCAGCGGTGTTTACTACTACTCATTAATCTCAGGTTCTACAATAATTACAAAATCAATGGTTTTAATTAAATAAGGAGGTAAAAAAATGAAAATGAGGGCTATTTTTTCATTAGTAACACTTTTCCTTTTATTTAACTCTGTGTTAGTAGCAAGTAGCGAAGGAGTTTGTGGAACTAATTCCGGTAGTTCTGCACCCTATATACCGACAAGTGGTACAATAAAAGTGTTTGTTATCTTTGCTCAATTCAAAGACGATCTAAATACAGATAATTATGGCTGGGCAAGAAACAGTTATCCCAATTGGGCGAATACATTTGTAAATGCTTCAACTGGGGAAAGCTATCCATGGTATAATTTATCTCACTATTTTAATGAAATGTCGAATGGGACATTTCAGGTTATAGGGGATGTTTATGATTCATTAGTTATTACTGATAATAATGAAAGCTATTATTCAAGCATTGGGCAGGTTAACAGAGAGGTAATACTGAAAGTTGATCCATATGTAAATTTTGCTGAGTATGACAATTTGAATGGCAGTAGTCCAGGAACTGACGGGAAAGTTGATTTTATATATATAATTTATAGGAACTCTGCTTCTTCTTTATTTAGCTACGGTGGATATAGTTACACAGCAATTGCTCATATAGAGTTAAGCAGTACGATAAACACTGATGGTGTTCAAATTGTTAGCGGGGGGTCTGGTTTAAGCGGTATCGGTTCAGGTGTACAACAAAGAGGTGGATATAACGGAAGGGATTATACATTATATGTATCAGCCCATGAAATGGGACATTACTTATTTGGTGGAGGTCATATTAACGGAGTGTCTAATTTAGCATTGATGACTGGCGGCCCGGTTTGGAACGCAAGTCGTGGTATGTGTTCTTGGGAAAGACAAAAATTAGGATGGATAAGCTACACAGATAAAACAACAGATGGTACAGTTACAATGTATGATTATATAACACAGGATGATGTATACCGTATTCCTGTAAGTAATTCTGAGTATTTTCTTATTGAAAACAGAAAAAAATTAAGTCCTCATGATAAAGCAGGGGATATAGGTTTTTATTTCTACAGAGTTACAAATGCAACATCATTTCCACCAGCCATTGATGTTTTATGTGCTGACGGTAATTGGGATTTTAGTATTAATACTTCAACACAAACGCTTACCAGAACAAACCCCAATGTAAATGGTGAAGATGAAATGAGTTTCTATCGAAATATAAATGGAATAACATACGCATGTTACACACCAGTTTATAACGAAAATTCAGCATGGGGAGATGCAGAAGATGCATTTGATCAAGTGTTTAATAACGTATTTTCACCAGCCAGCAATCCGCGTAATACATCTTCATTAGAGTTCAGTATTGAAGTTACGGGTACAGATCAAATTACTTTTTATTTTGATGGTGATGGAAATGGCGA
Encoded here:
- a CDS encoding T9SS type A sorting domain-containing protein produces the protein MKMRAIFSLVTLFLLFNSVLVASSEGVCGTNSGSSAPYIPTSGTIKVFVIFAQFKDDLNTDNYGWARNSYPNWANTFVNASTGESYPWYNLSHYFNEMSNGTFQVIGDVYDSLVITDNNESYYSSIGQVNREVILKVDPYVNFAEYDNLNGSSPGTDGKVDFIYIIYRNSASSLFSYGGYSYTAIAHIELSSTINTDGVQIVSGGSGLSGIGSGVQQRGGYNGRDYTLYVSAHEMGHYLFGGGHINGVSNLALMTGGPVWNASRGMCSWERQKLGWISYTDKTTDGTVTMYDYITQDDVYRIPVSNSEYFLIENRKKLSPHDKAGDIGFYFYRVTNATSFPPAIDVLCADGNWDFSINTSTQTLTRTNPNVNGEDEMSFYRNINGITYACYTPVYNENSAWGDAEDAFDQVFNNVFSPASNPRNTSSLEFSIEVTGTDQITFYFDGDGNGDEFAGSPSKPQNLHLITPVNNHPTLQWDLNTEPDIYSYKVYRSYDNSPFYYAATVSHPNNTYVDTWVDYTKPIWEKSVIYYVTAVDNTVKESVPSNQVETTGQMNVPPLIISNDNSTATIYEEPSYNFELIGNYPNPFNPTTNISFSIPEKSFVTLKVYDILGNEVEELIKDYKEKGDYRVLFNGSKLSSGMYVYKLTVGKMSSVRKMLLIK